The genomic region CGCCGGAGGGGCCGGAATGCGGAGCATCGGGGTCCGCCGCGATCGAGGCCTCGCTCCCCTGGGGCGCCCGATTTGAGACGAGCCGAGGCGGGCGGGCGTGGGCGGCCGGCGGCGGGCTAGGGTCAGGCCGATTGATTAGGGATCggaggcggggcgagcgggcgggcGGTGCGCGGCGCGTGGGTGTGGCGATGGGGAGGAGACCTCACGAGTTGATTTGGTTGACGAGGGAAGCGGGAAGGAAGGAACCAGCCAGACCCAGCCACCCAGGTGTGAAGTGGGTTCCTGCCTGCCTGCTGTGCCGCGTGCCTGGGTTTGCGAAGTCAAGTGGGTTGGGGTGGGGGCGCACTCACTCCTATCCCGGGCCCACCTGGCAGCAACGGTCTTCTGGCCACGGGCCCACGGCGCGGCAGTGATGGAGTGCTTATACTTGCTCGAAGCTTGATTGCTTGCTTCTCTAATCTCCAGTCAAGTGCTTTGAAACTTGAGAGTCTTGACGAAACTGCACGTAAGATAACTAGATAAGCAGGCTTCTGAGTTCATCTAAGCTCTGATCCTGAATATTTTATCATAAAAAGACCGTGTTATTCAAGCATGACTAGCTTATAGATAGACTAGCTAGCATGAACATTACTTTAGAAAATGAGAGGGATAAAACAATTAAAATAGAAAAAACTCATTGCTAAAGTATTCATATGAATAAAAAATGTCTACTCTATATTATTACTTGTTCACCTGAAGAGCTGAAATTGATTCATAGAGTTTAGGGTTGCTCATAAGAACTTGCCAAAATGACATGTTTATCACATTTCTAATGGAAAAAATCTAAAACTAGTTCAATCTCATCATTTGGGTTAGGTGATCAATTTGACCCTTATGATGTAGGAAAGAAGCACTTATCCACCTCTTGTGATGATTTAATAGATGTCTCATTCTTCACAGATAGATGTTTGTTCTTTTTCTATGTTATGTAAGACTAACCTTTTTGAAGGAGAATAATGAACTCAAAAACAAGTGGAGAATTTGAACAACAAAATTGAGAGGTGCTACAACACCTAAAGTTACATTTGAGCATATGTTGAAGAATTAAAGAAGATATGGTGACATAAGTTGCATTGGCTTAATAGTTCTTGCCCTCAGTCGAGAAATTCAGGAGGAATTGGCTTAGATGAGTTTTCATGAGAAAATCCAAAGAGTTGCATAGAATTGAACTATCACCTCATCGTTCAATCATACTTGAAGCACATAATGGTCTTACAACCCTTAGGAGCTAGCATAGTTAAAGCTTGGATGAAGGGTTCACCACTTAGAGCAATGCAATCATCCCAATCAATGTATTGATGCCTAAAAAACCATGTTACTCTTGTGACCAAACATGCTCAATCATATTCGTAATGTATGGTGCATGAACGATGCTCTTTTGATGATTCCTGCATTCCGATATTCCAGTCCAAATCAAATATCAGTCATGAAAAATCCCTCATCACTTGGACCGAAACAATCAAGAGCAAGCTTGAGGTGTGACTGAATAGAAGTACTAtctttttttcctcgaaaaacgcGAGAGAACTGCATTTCAGATATATATTAAGAAGAGAGAAACAAGGTCTAAAGTGACACAAATCCAACGCACTCCTTACGGAAAAAAGTGTTGAGCGAAACAAGAGATTGAGGCAATAAAAAGTATGAAAAGGTGGCTTCATGTTGTGACTTCTGCGGGAAGTTCTCAAGTTTTGCACCATCATCAATCCAACATACATGTAAGCTATGTCTTCACTGGTAGGCACTTTATACTCTGAAAGAACCATTTTCTTAGGATTGTCCAAATCAGAGACTCCAGAATTAAACGTGTCATCTTTAAAATTGCGAACCTAAGAACAAAACAAATCCTGAGCTTTACACATGTAACAGAAAGTACCATTCCTGATGATGCCATTGCCATGCTACAAATTTACCATCCATCGCCTCGTAAAAAAAAGGAGCAGGGCATCGGCTATCTACTACTTATATGGATCGTCAACGTTGGCAGCGATTAGAATGTCCCTTCTAAATCTTCACCGTTTGTTCCGAGTCGGCGTTACACATACAGGCTCGCTTCGCTCAGAGCATTCTGGTGCTAGCTGTCGTCCATgggttcttcttcctcctcaggATGTATATACCGCTTCATGTATTCTTCCTCGATCATCTCCTTCAGCAAGGTTAGCCTTTGGATGATCACCGGGTCGCTCATCTTTCTCGCATCCATAAAATCCGTCTCCTCCTTGTTGAGATGGTATGAGTCGAGAAGCATTTTGATCCATTTGTGGAGTTCGCTGGGAGTCCTGCATGCAAAGACCGGATTATGCTAACTGTTGTGGTTCCTAGGATGTTGCTCTGATGACAAACTTTTGTGGTAGCACATAAGGAACCTGATAAGCTACAATGTTATTAAAGCATTCGGATAACAGAATTCCCTGTACAGATCTATACAGACAATTTTATACTATTAAGAATTGACTATCTGGTGAGAGTTTCTTTTTAACAGATGACATAATAATTGGAGGAACCAGCTCAACACTCAATAGCATTAGCTGTCAGTTAAGTGGATAACCTTGTGTTGTTTGTCTACTTAACCCCCTTAACTATGAGCCAGGTATTGAGCATCCCGAAATATTTGAACCATCAAAATAACCAGGAGGTGGTTTTGCTCATGTGGCACATTACATTGAAACTGATGCGCTAGCGTGGGATGTTGATCGTCCTCATCAGACAAGAGGGATGTGGTTTGGCGAAGCTTTCACATGATTTTATCTCCTTGGAGTTAACATATTTCTCAGTCTATGTTGACATGGTGGTCGTTAGTGACGGAGAGAGGCGAAGGGAGTATAGAGATGGGGAGAGTAAGAGTGTAATATACTGAAGTGTGGGCCTAGAGTGACGTGGCATATGCGTAGCTAAGTTTGTATATGCCAGCCCAGCATGCCGTATCAGTAAAACCGCCCTCCAAATTTCAAAAGGAAGTTGTTTTGACAATTTTTGAGAATTTAGTTGTCAAACATCAATACCTGAGAGGATTATGTAGACTTATTCTTAATGGAAAATGAGTGAACATGAACATCTACATGTTTCCGTAAAACTGATATGCCACATCATGAAGACTTTTGCAAAAATAAAATCAATAGAGACAAGAAATAAACGTTTTTTAGACCTTTTTTCCGTAAAACTGATATAACCATGGTCTATTTTAGACCTTTTTTCCTCTTCTTAATATATTTTAAGGCGCAGTTcccctgcgctttcgagaaaaaaaagaaatAAACGTTTTTGTCAAAAAAAAAAACACTTACGTGTATAGAGCATCTTCATCCTTAgcttcacgcccatctccgggagAGAAAGCAGTTGCAAGAGCACCAAATCTCTCTTCAGGCTCTTCAATATTCAGCAAATACTTCAGCAGCTTCATCTCCGGAGGTGAGATGCTCTTGAGGCTTTCTTTTGTAGTTGTATAAATATGATACATTATGTCCTTGACCTATGCCATGGATATAATCAGCAAATATTATCTACAAATCTACAATGTTTAGGCACTAGTTTTTATAATAGTGTCATTTACCTATTCAAAATCTTAGCCAATGTTACTTCACTATACAACTAGTAAGTGCCAAAAAGGTTTGTGCATTTATACATGTTTGTGATTCAGGTTTCAAATATGAATTGGAAATAGAATCCACTTAGGTCTTGTTTGGCAGAGATCTAGTTCCAAGAATTCTTAGAGCTGAGTAGTCCTAGCTTCAGAAATCTGTGTTGGGAGTTGGGTTTTCGTAGATCAACATTCCAGGAATGTAGAATTGGaactgtgggtacagggtacacctGAATTGTTTGATTAAGCTGTTCTCTTTCTACTctagaaaataaaaacaaaaaaaGACTCAAAGATCTTGATTTTAGAATACAAACTGAGTTGTGCCAAACAACTCATTCGGTATCAGTACCCCTTAAAAAAAACTCATTCGGTATCAGTAAGATGGTTTGTTACATTTGTACATGTAAAAGGCAAAGGCAGGATTGAGTTAATCATAATATCCTAGATGTACATTATATGAATAGAAGTGATCTAGCAGACGTTACAATGATGTAAGGAAAAACATATACCAGAAAAATAATCATACTGAAAACAATTTTATTTAGTTAAAAAGATGTGGAGGACTTGTAGAGTCATCTATATTAACTTTACCGTGATATTTGGTACACTTAGTCTTGTCTACATTTTAATGAAGACTCGCATATACCAGAAAAATAATCATACTGAAAACAATTTTATTTAGTTAGAAAGATGTGGAGGACTTGTAGAGTCATCTATATTAACTTTACCGTGATATTTGGTACACTTAGTCTTGTCTACATTTTAATGAAGACTCACTGAATTATGACGAATTATATGTTTCCAACTTTCGTAACAGACAATAGAAATCATTATACATTTGCTTATTCAAGATTTACATACAACTagaaaacaaaaacaatatatcaAAGAGAAtataaaggaaaagaaaaatttatGCAAATTTACCAAACAATGAAGTCGGGTGGTACTACATCCACTCAGGATACCAAAATGCTATGTTACATTTCTTATACATGTATATACCAAATTTTCATTACTTTATATGTTGTTTGATAGAACCACAGTGGACCAATCAACACAATATCTCATAATGGGTTGAGTTTAACACTGTACCAACAACCCTGGTGGGCAAGAATGTAGCAAGAAATCATGCTTAAACACAGGGAAACTTATACAGCTTTATTTATATTGCACTAAGACTAACCTTATCATTCATAGTTGTAGATTCTTTTGCAGCAGCCCAAGCTCTGTTAATGAGAAGAATTAGAGATGAATCAAGTTCTTTAGCCTTGGCTAAGCTTTTGATCTTGTCACAAGCACCATCTAGTGAAGAGGAATTCAGTATATCATCAAACTTCAACTGAGCAGATTCAATATCCAACTGTTCCAGTGTGCAATCATATGCATGAATTGCAGACAGGCATTTAGCCCCAAGCCTGACTATTCCTGCATAATATTGAGAACTAATCAGCTCATAATATAAAGTACAATATTCAGAACAATAACTTAAAGTAAAGTAGATGCATTTTCCTGCCACAAGAATTTGCTACTAACCAGTAACCACATGCTCATTAGAATATGTTGACCTTGTCCACCAACCCAGATGAAGCAAAAAACAAGACTATATAAAGAAAATCTAGTGATACTTCTATATTCTGCATGTAACATTTTTGTTTGTCTGCCATTTTGGTTAACCAGAAATCATGATCCATGTGCTCAGGAAACAAAGAATCAAGTTCTCAAATTTGATCTGTTTCAATAACCTTAGGATGGTGTGATTATATGTTAGTGGTTAATCAGCTTGGTGTGAATCAAGTAATAAAGTGTGATACGTGAGTAGGAATCAATAGAAGGTAGGTAGTTACCATCTCGCTCATCAAGGCCATTATAAGCATTCACAAGGAAATTAAGATGGCGGAAGAAGTCCCCAGTGAAATCCTTCCGTCGTCTTGCAACAATGGCATTAATATCAGCAGGGTTCTCTCTGAGCTCAGTGAAGAGTTCCATGTACTTCTCTATTTCATCATCTATCTGAATTAAAAACATGAATATTATTCACATAATTATGAGAGTGTCTCGATATTTTTGTTTTGATTATAGTTCATCTAACTAAGAATAATATCTTGCAACCTTAAAACATGGTGTTCCTAAGGTTGATGCGACAAAAAATACCAGCAGCTGTGACAAAAATTATACCAACTCAATTAAAAGGGTGATCATATCTAAGGAGAACAGATAAGGACTTACCTTTTTAACTTTTCTAGCAAGTACAACCAACTTTTGTTTCAATGAGGGATCAGCCTCAATATGTATGCGCACTTGACAACGCTTGTAGAAGTGCCCTCTATACCTTTGCCACTCCTCTCTAAACACCAATAATTTTCTCCAGTCCTTTGTTTCTGGTTTCATATACATGAAGAACTCAATGAATTTGTCGCAGATTTCAGTCATTGTGTACCCCATTGCAACTTCAGCCTCAGTTTGGTCTTTCACATTAGCAATGGTTGGACTAGCTACACAACCTGTAATTAACCATAGTTCATGATGtagggcatatttttcgaagttaTGTTGTAGGCAT from Zea mays cultivar B73 chromosome 6, Zm-B73-REFERENCE-NAM-5.0, whole genome shotgun sequence harbors:
- the LOC100277146 gene encoding uncharacterized LOC100277146 yields the protein MATNLGVFCRAPRPSPASTAAAPSQSLSPSSASVHIPHSTQRGRLAAAPPLPRCVASPTIANVKDQTEAEVAMGYTMTEICDKFIEFFMYMKPETKDWRKLLVFREEWQRYRGHFYKRCQVRIHIEADPSLKQKLVVLARKVKKIDDEIEKYMELFTELRENPADINAIVARRRKDFTGDFFRHLNFLVNAYNGLDERDGIVRLGAKCLSAIHAYDCTLEQLDIESAQLKFDDILNSSSLDGACDKIKSLAKAKELDSSLILLINRAWAAAKESTTMNDKVKDIMYHIYTTTKESLKSISPPEMKLLKYLLNIEEPEERFGALATAFSPGDGREAKDEDALYTTPSELHKWIKMLLDSYHLNKEETDFMDARKMSDPVIIQRLTLLKEMIEEEYMKRYIHPEEEEEPMDDS